The window AATTTATCTCATACAACTAACGGGGGTTGACCATCCGTAAAGTAATAAATTATGgctcatttttttaaaggtaTTTAAATTGTGTTtccaattaaaatatcttttataagaaatatatgccgtgaaaaaaaaaattaattatcagtaAGAATCAAACATCGAACATAAGCATAAGTATcagaaaatttatgataatttatgCACATTATTCAAGTTATATTCTCTTAATTAATAACTATTTAATCTCTTATAAATTTATGCATGTTTAATGATGATAGATAACATTTATTTGCGTTTAAAAATACTAACATCCCTATTTTTTTTCGTGGGTAACGTGTACAATTATATGGtgattataatttatacttGTGGTATTCTTAAGTCTGTTATAGAATGAATCATTCAAGATATTTTTCACTTGACACTTTGTTAGCcgtcacaattttaattttactgagATTTTTATCTAAACAAAAAATCTTATCTAAACATTATCTTTCTTGCTATCTTCTGTGTACAACGATATAAATTgagtttattaataataattatagttatgaataaagatattttcttttatgggTGTAACAGCCGTCTTATATGTTTGATCAACTTGTTCGTTGCAAACattgaattattattaattaacgtTGTTACGTTGCAATGTAGTAACAAAAAATAACTCATCCTTGGAACGTGTACGTTAACAAGTGTTGATGACATTGGGTGAATGTCTCATGTAAATGATTCATTCTATAAATCAGATTGAAGCATTAATAAAACTTGGTTTTCATGCCATGCCAgtcttccttttgattttgaaattcgaATATGTGAAAACCATGGTTCCATTAAGCAAGAGACAAGCGGGGGAGATAGGAAGAGAATAGAAAGTGACGTGCAAGATCGCATTGAGACGAATATCAGTGGACTGTACTGGACAATCCAATTTGTATGAAACGAAAAAGGAATAAGGCCCAGAATGGGAATTTGGGccaggagaagaagaagatggaggGTCCATGAATGGCGTGGCGTGGCGTGGCTATGGTGAGTGTGGTAGGTGAAGGAGAAGATAGGAGAGGTCCACTGCGGTTGGTAAAAAAAAGTCTTCTTAAGAGTAAGAAAAAGAGGCCTGAACCGAAAATAGGCTTTGATTGGcaggaaagaaagaaacaagtCTCACCAACCCCAACTCCTACTATCTCAAATCCCATggtcatatattattattcccATTGTGCCCTTTACCAACCAACCAACcccttattattattacaaatagAAATGAAGCACTTGTTTCGTGTTCCTCATCTCTACCTCCACAAATCAATCTCCAGGCTATCTATCAAGTAAGAAAGCTGTTAAGAGGAGGAGAATGGCTGATGATGGAAGCAGGAGGGAATTGATATTCAGGTCGAAGCTTCCGGATATCTACATCCCCAAACATATGCCCCTCCACTCTTACTGCTTCGAGAATTTGAGAGAGTGTGGTTCACGCCCCTGCCTGATCAATGCCCCCACGGGAGACGTCTACAGCTACCACGAGGTGGACAGCACCGCCAGAAAGGTGGCGAGGGGGCTGAAGAAAGAGGGCGTGGAACAGGGCCAGGTCATCATGATCCTCCTCCCCAATTGCCCCGAATTCGTCTTCTCGTTTCTTGGCGCATCCCACCGCGGTGCCATGGCCACTGCCGCCAACCCTTTCTTCACCCCCGCCGAGATTGCAAAGCAAGCCCATGCCTCCAATGCCAAGCTCCTCATCACCCAGGCCTCTTACTACGACAAAGTCAAGGACCTCCGCGACATCAAGCTCGTATTCGTCGACTCTTGTCCCCCCCATACAGAGGAGAAGCAGCATCTCCATTTCTCACATCTGTGTGAGGATAACGGTGACgctgatgttgatgttgatgttgatatcaAGCCCGATGACGTGGTTGCATTGCCTTATTCTTCGGGAACAACTGGTCTTCCCAAGGGAGTGATGCTGAGCCACAAGGGGCTGGTGACCAGCATTGCTCAGCAGGTTGACGGTGATAATCCCAACCTCTATTACCACTGCCACGACACCATCCTCTGCGTGCTTCCCCTCTTTCACATTTACTCTCTCAACTCCGTTCTTCTCTGTGGCTTGCGTGCCAAGGCTACCATTCTCCTCATGCCCAAGTTCGATATTAACTCCTTGCTTGCTCTCATTCACAAGCACAAAGTCACTATTGCCCCTGTCGTCCCTCCCATTGTTCTCGCCATTTCCAAATCACCCGATCTCCACAAGTACGACCTGTCTTCCATCAGAGTCTTGAAGTCCGGGGGAGCCCCTCTGGGTAAGGAACTCGAAGACACTCTCAGAGCTAAATTCCCCAACGCCAAACTTGGCCAGGTACTACTTTATTTTACTCCcttattttttaacttctttcttttatttctctagttttaaataactttttttttatttatcatgacAAGTTCTCACGTTTTACCCTCACTCTACTTTCAATATTTTAGACATTATAAGTATGgaattattaaaagttttaagtttataaataaatacaggGATACGGAATGACTGAGGCAGGGCCTGTGCTAACAATGTCTTTAGCTTTTGCTAAAGAACCGATAGACGTGAAACCAGGTGCATGTGGAACCGTTGTAAGAAATGCAGAGATGAAGATTGTCGATCCTGAAACCGGTCATTCTTTACCCAGAAACCAATCCGGTGAAATTTGCATAAGAGGCGACCAGATTATGAAAGGTACCCTTGTGTGCAATTCAAATTAATCATcggtttttaaattatattttcaatatagtctttttctttcttatctgTTTAGGGTGTAATCCTACACATTAATCTCTCATTGAGAAAGAAAATGCtctgaaaaataaatcattttataacattt of the Glycine max cultivar Williams 82 chromosome 13, Glycine_max_v4.0, whole genome shotgun sequence genome contains:
- the 4CL2 gene encoding 4-coumarate--CoA ligase 2 codes for the protein MADDGSRRELIFRSKLPDIYIPKHMPLHSYCFENLRECGSRPCLINAPTGDVYSYHEVDSTARKVARGLKKEGVEQGQVIMILLPNCPEFVFSFLGASHRGAMATAANPFFTPAEIAKQAHASNAKLLITQASYYDKVKDLRDIKLVFVDSCPPHTEEKQHLHFSHLCEDNGDADVDVDVDIKPDDVVALPYSSGTTGLPKGVMLSHKGLVTSIAQQVDGDNPNLYYHCHDTILCVLPLFHIYSLNSVLLCGLRAKATILLMPKFDINSLLALIHKHKVTIAPVVPPIVLAISKSPDLHKYDLSSIRVLKSGGAPLGKELEDTLRAKFPNAKLGQGYGMTEAGPVLTMSLAFAKEPIDVKPGACGTVVRNAEMKIVDPETGHSLPRNQSGEICIRGDQIMKGYLNDGEATERTIDKDGWLHTGDIGYIDDDDELFIVDRLKELIKYKGFQVAPAELEALLLTHPKISDAAVVPMKDEAAGEVPVAFVVISNGYTDTTEDEIKQFISKQVVFYKRINRVFFIDAIPKSPSGKILRKDLRAKIAASVPK